From Luteococcus japonicus, one genomic window encodes:
- a CDS encoding ferritin-like domain-containing protein: protein MAANRRTPVPRRWIPDGWSPGLLLGHLGAHGVHVQAPDLLDELVQYGGRERAGLPEDRAAVAEGHQGGDGLAQPAQKADAELASAPTFSREEERMARDLYAALAKKYDDALPFSRITLSEQRHFDAVGTLMTRYGVADPSAGKAAGKYADEDIQKLYAGWLAQGSKSLEDAHQGGIDLEKRDIADLQRELKAVKQSNVKLVLERLLAGSENHLRAFTAAKDGTLGQMGGRQGRRGGQDMGRSGQAGQRGGKGMGMRAGGGQGLSSRRRSGTAIRTPAAAATWTAPMTGL from the coding sequence CGCGCACGGCGTCCATGTCCAGGCCCCGGATCTGCTCGATGAGCTGGTCCAGTACGGCGGCCGGGAGCGCGCCGGACTCCCGGAAGACCGGGCTGCCGTCGCGGAAGGCCATCAGGGTGGGGATGGCCTGGCCCAACCCGCCCAGAAGGCCGACGCCGAGCTCGCCTCCGCACCCACCTTCAGCCGCGAGGAGGAGCGGATGGCCCGTGACCTGTACGCGGCCCTCGCCAAGAAGTACGACGACGCACTGCCATTCAGCCGCATCACCCTGTCCGAGCAGCGCCACTTCGACGCAGTGGGCACCCTGATGACCCGCTACGGCGTAGCGGACCCATCCGCCGGCAAGGCCGCCGGGAAGTATGCCGACGAGGACATCCAGAAGCTCTACGCCGGATGGCTGGCGCAGGGCAGCAAGTCCCTGGAGGACGCCCACCAGGGGGGCATCGACCTGGAGAAGAGGGACATCGCCGACCTCCAGCGGGAGCTCAAGGCCGTCAAACAGTCCAACGTGAAGCTGGTCCTCGAGCGCCTCCTGGCCGGCTCCGAGAACCACCTGCGCGCCTTCACAGCCGCCAAGGACGGAACCCTCGGGCAGATGGGAGGCCGACAAGGTCGTCGCGGCGGGCAGGACATGGGCCGCAGCGGCCAGGCCGGCCAGCGGGGTGGCAAGGGCATGGGCATGCGAGCTGGAGGCGGACAGGGCCTCAGCAGCCGACGAAGGTCGGGCACCGCAATCAGGACTCCGGCGGCCGCGGCCACCTGGACGGCCCCCATGACCGGGTTGTAG
- a CDS encoding fumarate hydratase, producing the protein MAEFAYEDMLPLGKDETPYRLLTTEGVKEVEGPGGRKFLEVAPEALTLLAETAMHDIAHYLRPAHLGQLKKIMDDPEASPNDKFVALDLLKNANIAAGGVLPMCQDTGTAIVSGHRGQHVLTEGPDEKALALGVYNAYTKLNLRYSQNAPITMWEEKNTGSNLPAQIDIEAATGHDVDEYQFLFMAKGGGSANKSYLYQETKAILNPDSMMKFLEEKIRSLGTAACPPYHLAIVIGGTSAEWALRTAKYASAKYLDTLPEHGDITGHGFRDHELEENVLELTRKLGIGAQFGGKYFCHDVRVVRLPRHGASLPVAIAVSCSADRQCKAKITKDGVFIEQLEFEPAQYLPDHVDAELDAESDGISGTGKGAAVKVDLNKPMSEILAELSKHPVKTRLSLTGTLVVARDIAHAKIRERLEAGEEMPQYMKDHPVYYAGPAKTPEGMASGSFGPTTAGRMDSYVDQFQAAGGSMVMLAKGNRSQQVTDACAKHGGFYLGSIGGPAARLAQDCIKKVEVLEYPELGMEAVWRIEVEDFPAFIVVDDKGNDFFAEVNKPLVMSISTRPDIDSAGDTEGKK; encoded by the coding sequence ATGGCTGAGTTTGCCTATGAGGACATGCTGCCGCTCGGCAAGGACGAGACGCCCTACCGCCTGCTGACCACCGAAGGCGTGAAGGAGGTCGAGGGGCCCGGCGGACGCAAGTTCCTGGAGGTCGCGCCCGAAGCCCTCACCCTGCTGGCCGAGACCGCCATGCACGACATCGCGCACTACCTGCGCCCCGCGCACCTGGGCCAGCTGAAGAAGATCATGGACGATCCCGAGGCCAGCCCCAACGACAAGTTCGTCGCGCTCGACCTGCTGAAGAACGCCAACATCGCCGCCGGTGGCGTGCTGCCCATGTGTCAGGACACCGGCACGGCCATCGTCTCCGGTCACCGCGGCCAGCACGTGCTCACCGAGGGCCCCGACGAGAAGGCCCTGGCCCTGGGCGTCTACAACGCCTACACCAAGCTGAACCTGCGCTACTCGCAGAATGCCCCCATCACCATGTGGGAAGAGAAGAACACGGGCTCCAACCTGCCGGCGCAGATCGACATCGAGGCCGCCACCGGCCACGACGTCGACGAGTACCAGTTCCTGTTCATGGCCAAGGGTGGTGGCTCGGCGAACAAGAGCTACCTGTACCAGGAGACCAAGGCGATCCTGAACCCCGACTCGATGATGAAGTTCCTCGAGGAGAAGATCCGCAGCCTGGGTACGGCGGCCTGCCCGCCCTACCACCTGGCCATCGTGATCGGCGGCACCTCGGCCGAGTGGGCCCTGCGCACCGCCAAGTACGCCTCGGCCAAGTACCTGGACACCCTGCCCGAGCATGGCGACATCACCGGCCACGGCTTCCGCGACCACGAGCTCGAGGAGAACGTGCTGGAGCTCACCCGCAAGCTCGGCATCGGCGCCCAGTTCGGCGGCAAGTACTTCTGCCACGATGTCCGCGTGGTGCGCCTGCCCCGTCACGGCGCCTCGCTGCCCGTCGCGATCGCCGTGTCCTGCTCGGCCGACCGCCAGTGCAAGGCCAAGATCACCAAGGACGGCGTCTTCATCGAGCAGCTGGAGTTCGAGCCGGCCCAGTACCTGCCCGACCACGTCGACGCCGAGCTGGATGCCGAGAGCGACGGCATCTCCGGCACCGGCAAGGGTGCCGCGGTGAAGGTGGACCTGAACAAGCCGATGTCCGAGATCCTGGCCGAGCTGAGCAAGCACCCGGTCAAGACCCGCCTGAGCCTCACCGGCACGCTGGTCGTGGCCCGCGACATCGCCCACGCCAAGATCCGTGAGCGCCTGGAGGCCGGCGAGGAGATGCCGCAGTACATGAAGGACCACCCGGTCTACTACGCCGGCCCCGCCAAGACCCCCGAGGGCATGGCGTCCGGCTCCTTCGGCCCGACCACGGCCGGCCGGATGGACTCCTATGTGGACCAGTTCCAGGCCGCCGGCGGCTCGATGGTGATGCTGGCCAAGGGCAACCGCTCGCAGCAGGTCACCGACGCGTGCGCCAAGCACGGCGGCTTCTACCTGGGCTCGATCGGTGGCCCCGCCGCCCGTCTGGCCCAGGACTGCATCAAGAAGGTCGAGGTGCTGGAGTACCCCGAGCTGGGCATGGAGGCCGTGTGGCGCATCGAGGTGGAGGACTTCCCGGCCTTCATCGTCGTCGACGACAAGGGCAATGACTTCTTCGCTGAGGTCAACAAGCCGCTGGTGATGAGCATCTCCACCCGCCCGGACATCGACTCCGCCGGCGACACCGAGGGCAAGAAGTAA
- a CDS encoding type 1 glutamine amidotransferase domain-containing protein, with protein MKKVLLVLTSADEIAGNPTGYTLSEAAHPWKVFRDAGHVVDFASIKGGTPPVDPNSRRDEITELFEEDEAVKAGLHNTAKVEFVEADQYDAIYLVGGHGTMVDFRGNEHLGRLVKAVADAGAVVSAVCHGPAGLLDVELANGLRLVEGRKVSAFTDSEEERLGRTDVMPFLLSSELEAQGANLVQAEDWEECVSVDDLLVTGQNPASAAGVAKEVVKILTTLVREEKAEEKAASEELRAEKDAEKADDAEE; from the coding sequence ATGAAGAAGGTATTGCTTGTCCTGACCAGCGCCGACGAGATCGCCGGCAATCCCACCGGATACACCCTCAGCGAGGCCGCGCACCCGTGGAAGGTCTTCCGCGATGCCGGGCATGTGGTGGACTTCGCCTCCATCAAGGGGGGCACGCCACCGGTGGACCCGAACAGCCGCCGGGACGAGATCACCGAACTCTTCGAGGAGGACGAGGCGGTGAAGGCGGGCCTCCACAACACCGCGAAAGTGGAGTTCGTCGAGGCTGACCAGTACGACGCGATCTACTTGGTGGGGGGCCACGGCACGATGGTGGACTTCCGTGGCAATGAGCACCTTGGTCGTCTGGTGAAGGCCGTCGCCGATGCGGGTGCCGTCGTGTCCGCCGTCTGCCACGGGCCGGCCGGGCTACTCGACGTCGAACTCGCCAATGGCTTGCGCCTCGTGGAGGGGCGCAAGGTCTCCGCCTTCACCGACTCCGAGGAGGAGCGTCTGGGGCGCACCGACGTGATGCCCTTCCTGCTGTCCAGTGAGTTGGAGGCCCAGGGGGCCAACCTGGTGCAGGCCGAGGACTGGGAAGAGTGTGTCAGCGTTGATGACCTGCTGGTCACGGGGCAGAACCCGGCGTCGGCCGCCGGCGTCGCCAAGGAGGTCGTGAAGATCCTCACCACCCTGGTGCGTGAGGAGAAGGCCGAGGAGAAGGCCGCCTCCGAGGAACTGCGCGCGGAGAAGGATGCCGAGAAGGCCGACGACGCCGAGGAGTGA
- a CDS encoding HAMP domain-containing sensor histidine kinase yields MIGRRSIRSRVLAAMFVVLVLTMLGVGVVTDAVFMNRQISDMETRLSEASARAQTLAKGQIEPGELAQQVQRGNMHVSVKMPDGTIIGSVAPQERIRYVREVLDTSRNLHGAEVTVWESTDSVVNARRSLDTSLLLVGLLGIVGASLLTVVITDVALKPLEVMADRANRITEGERGIRMAAPSETTELGRTAAAIDEMLDELEGAEIRARAAEAQARASAEQMQVFLSDAAHELKTPMAGIQAAAESLIQLPEDADEEREQLAFLLGREASRGGHLVNSLLEAARVDAGPKLNLELLDLGDLALAEQRRLALVHPRLEVMVQGENLLVMADRQGITSVLRNLVDNAGRVSAPEGWILMALSTRRDQNLVEMAVLRVIDSGQGIPAEDQERVFDRLVRLSSTATTTKGSGLGLPIARGYARAHGGDVVYVDQPDTEVVDEAGRARRIGACFEVTLPLARKTAAVCSVHQSATV; encoded by the coding sequence GTGATCGGTCGCCGGTCGATCCGGTCTCGAGTACTGGCGGCCATGTTCGTGGTGCTGGTGCTCACCATGCTGGGGGTTGGCGTCGTGACAGACGCCGTCTTCATGAACCGCCAGATCAGCGACATGGAAACGCGCCTGTCGGAGGCCTCTGCGCGGGCGCAGACCCTGGCGAAGGGTCAGATCGAACCGGGAGAGCTCGCGCAGCAGGTGCAGCGCGGGAACATGCACGTGAGTGTGAAGATGCCGGACGGGACCATCATCGGCAGCGTCGCTCCGCAGGAGCGGATCCGATATGTGCGAGAGGTGCTCGACACCTCGCGAAACCTCCATGGCGCCGAGGTGACGGTGTGGGAGTCGACGGATTCCGTCGTGAACGCCCGCCGTTCCCTGGACACCTCGCTGCTCCTGGTGGGCCTGTTGGGGATCGTGGGTGCCAGCCTGCTGACCGTGGTGATCACCGATGTCGCGCTGAAACCCCTCGAGGTGATGGCGGACCGGGCGAACCGGATCACGGAGGGCGAGCGCGGCATCCGGATGGCTGCCCCTTCGGAGACCACGGAGTTGGGGCGCACGGCCGCGGCCATCGACGAGATGCTCGACGAGCTCGAGGGCGCCGAGATCCGCGCTCGGGCGGCGGAGGCGCAGGCCCGGGCCTCGGCGGAACAGATGCAGGTTTTCCTGTCGGATGCCGCCCACGAACTGAAGACCCCGATGGCGGGCATCCAGGCCGCCGCGGAGTCCCTGATCCAGTTGCCCGAGGACGCCGACGAGGAGCGGGAGCAGCTGGCCTTCCTGCTGGGACGCGAGGCGAGCCGTGGTGGGCATCTGGTCAACAGTCTCTTGGAGGCGGCCCGGGTGGACGCCGGCCCGAAGCTGAACCTGGAACTTCTGGACCTGGGAGACCTCGCCCTGGCGGAGCAGCGCCGGCTCGCCCTGGTGCATCCTCGGCTGGAGGTCATGGTCCAGGGGGAGAATCTCCTGGTGATGGCGGACCGTCAGGGCATCACCAGTGTGCTGCGCAACCTGGTGGACAATGCGGGACGTGTGTCCGCACCCGAGGGCTGGATCCTGATGGCGCTCAGCACGCGGCGTGACCAGAACCTGGTGGAGATGGCGGTGCTCCGCGTGATCGACTCCGGCCAGGGCATTCCTGCCGAGGACCAGGAACGCGTCTTCGACCGTCTGGTCCGCCTGTCCAGTACCGCGACGACCACCAAGGGCTCTGGCCTCGGTCTGCCCATCGCCCGGGGTTACGCGCGGGCCCATGGTGGGGACGTGGTCTACGTCGACCAGCCGGACACCGAGGTCGTGGACGAGGCAGGACGTGCTCGTCGGATTGGCGCGTGCTTCGAGGTGACCCTTCCCTTGGCGCGCAAGACGGCCGCTGTATGCAGCGTGCACCAGAGCGCCACGGTCTGA
- a CDS encoding response regulator transcription factor codes for MQNGNVSKVLIVEDSEVIRASVVSALRSQGHLAQALPDGTDLERAITSSQPDLVILDVMLPGGRDGFELLGVVRKLSRAGVLMLTARDEMTDRIRGLSQGADDYLAKPFAMVELMARIEAILRRTGAMGSSVTIGDLTVADDAAIVSRNGTTIDLTETERRLLSQLAKHPERVVSKTQLLTAVWGYDGYDENIVEVHISSLRRRLEAHGPRVIHTVRGRGYRLGTT; via the coding sequence GTGCAGAATGGCAATGTGAGCAAGGTATTGATTGTTGAGGACTCCGAGGTCATTCGCGCCTCGGTCGTGTCAGCCCTGCGTTCGCAGGGTCATCTGGCACAGGCCTTGCCGGACGGAACTGACCTGGAGCGAGCGATCACCTCCAGTCAGCCCGATCTGGTCATCCTCGACGTCATGCTTCCCGGGGGGCGGGACGGATTCGAACTTCTTGGCGTGGTGCGCAAGCTCTCACGCGCGGGTGTTCTGATGCTGACTGCGCGTGACGAGATGACGGACAGGATCCGCGGCCTGAGCCAGGGCGCGGACGACTATCTGGCAAAGCCGTTCGCCATGGTTGAGCTGATGGCCCGGATCGAGGCCATCCTGCGTCGCACCGGCGCGATGGGCAGCAGCGTGACGATCGGTGACCTGACGGTTGCCGACGACGCCGCCATCGTCAGCCGCAACGGGACCACGATTGACCTGACCGAGACAGAGCGACGTCTGTTGAGCCAGCTGGCCAAGCACCCTGAGCGCGTGGTGTCGAAGACCCAGCTCCTCACGGCTGTCTGGGGATATGACGGCTATGACGAGAACATCGTCGAGGTGCACATCTCCAGCCTCCGACGCCGGCTCGAGGCCCATGGACCGCGTGTGATCCACACGGTGCGCGGGCGAGGGTATCGGCTGGGGACTACGTGA
- a CDS encoding sensor histidine kinase: protein MEWFGADEAWERPTPPVGHSDVRLGVVLLAISALLLELSRSFGDFSQAAAPWQQYLSLASICAALVWRRRFPLPVFGLAVAHFFVVCTWVGEVGYTMPYQLIFFFAIYSTVAWARDRRTTVIALATLAVGFGLWVAWDFAMGQSVESFRRNTSDYTPHGLFPMIPAWVVYTAVINVCYIGGAMAMGQAAWRQARDRARLAEQAETIAGQSAELRDQAVVDERLRIARELHDVVAHHVSVMGIQAAGARRLLVHKPEQAATALEQVEQSSRQAVTQMRSLLGALRGTDETEETGREPQPTLSALPGLFEDCRRSGLQVEHDLVEGLPGTAEALPLPVQLSLFRTVQESLTNVQRHSTASRASVTVRVHNHGGDGWAEAEVLDEGRPRSGTSGSGLGLLGMRERITSHGGVLEVGPRVTGGYRVRVRLPLDGATITRGESR, encoded by the coding sequence ATGGAATGGTTCGGCGCCGACGAAGCGTGGGAGAGGCCCACCCCACCCGTCGGGCATTCCGACGTCCGCCTGGGCGTGGTGCTCCTCGCCATCAGTGCCCTGCTGCTGGAACTGAGCCGTTCCTTCGGTGACTTCAGCCAGGCCGCCGCCCCGTGGCAGCAGTACCTGTCGCTGGCCAGCATCTGCGCCGCCCTGGTGTGGCGACGTCGCTTCCCACTGCCGGTCTTCGGCCTCGCGGTGGCGCACTTCTTCGTCGTGTGCACCTGGGTGGGCGAGGTGGGCTACACCATGCCCTACCAACTGATCTTCTTCTTCGCGATCTACTCCACGGTGGCCTGGGCGCGCGACCGTCGCACCACCGTCATCGCGCTGGCCACGCTGGCGGTGGGCTTCGGGCTGTGGGTCGCATGGGACTTCGCCATGGGCCAGTCGGTGGAGAGCTTCCGACGCAACACCTCCGACTACACGCCGCACGGGCTCTTCCCGATGATCCCTGCCTGGGTGGTCTACACCGCCGTGATCAATGTGTGTTACATCGGTGGGGCGATGGCGATGGGACAGGCAGCCTGGCGGCAGGCCCGGGACCGGGCCCGGCTGGCGGAACAGGCCGAGACCATCGCCGGGCAGTCAGCCGAGCTGCGGGACCAGGCCGTCGTCGACGAGCGGCTGCGGATCGCCCGGGAACTGCACGACGTCGTCGCCCACCACGTCTCCGTGATGGGCATCCAGGCCGCTGGGGCGCGGCGACTCCTCGTGCACAAGCCCGAGCAGGCCGCCACGGCGCTGGAGCAGGTGGAGCAGTCCTCGCGGCAGGCCGTCACGCAGATGCGCAGCCTGCTGGGTGCGCTGCGGGGGACGGATGAGACCGAGGAGACCGGCCGTGAGCCGCAGCCGACACTGTCTGCCCTTCCCGGCCTGTTCGAGGACTGTCGACGCTCCGGGCTGCAGGTCGAGCACGACCTGGTGGAGGGTCTCCCCGGCACCGCCGAGGCCTTGCCGCTGCCGGTGCAGCTCTCGCTCTTCCGTACCGTGCAGGAGTCACTGACCAATGTGCAGCGTCACTCCACGGCCAGCCGGGCCTCGGTGACCGTACGCGTGCACAACCACGGAGGCGACGGCTGGGCGGAGGCCGAGGTGCTCGACGAGGGTCGTCCCCGCAGTGGTACGTCGGGCAGCGGTCTGGGACTGTTGGGGATGCGGGAGCGCATCACCTCGCACGGCGGTGTCCTGGAGGTGGGTCCCCGGGTGACCGGCGGCTACCGGGTGCGCGTCCGCCTGCCCCTCGACGGGGCGACCATCACGAGGGGAGAGAGCCGATGA
- a CDS encoding response regulator — protein MRVLLADDQALVRSGFQMILDVEDDIEVVAMASHGGEALDLARSLRPDVILMDVQMPVMDGIAATRQVVAEDLSRVVILTTFDRDDYLFDALEAGAAGFLLKNAEPERLVEAIRVVAHGQGLLAPDVTTRVIRRMTAARPEAAVRTAPGLPHGVELTARETEVLKLVADGMSNQEIARQLFVGEATVKTHVSNLLAKLGLRDRVQAVVWAHRTGLVD, from the coding sequence ATCCGTGTCCTGCTGGCCGATGACCAGGCGCTGGTGCGCAGTGGCTTCCAGATGATCCTCGACGTCGAGGACGACATCGAGGTGGTGGCGATGGCCTCGCACGGTGGCGAGGCACTGGACCTGGCCCGCAGCTTGAGGCCCGACGTGATCCTGATGGATGTGCAGATGCCCGTGATGGACGGGATTGCCGCCACCCGCCAGGTGGTGGCCGAGGACTTGTCGCGAGTGGTGATCCTGACCACATTCGACCGCGACGACTACCTCTTCGACGCCTTGGAGGCGGGGGCTGCGGGCTTCCTGCTGAAGAATGCCGAACCGGAAAGGCTCGTCGAGGCCATCCGTGTGGTGGCCCACGGTCAGGGCCTGCTGGCGCCAGATGTCACCACCCGTGTCATCCGGCGGATGACCGCTGCCCGCCCGGAGGCCGCCGTCCGCACCGCCCCGGGCCTCCCCCACGGGGTGGAGCTCACCGCCCGCGAGACCGAGGTGCTGAAGCTGGTGGCAGATGGGATGAGCAACCAGGAGATCGCCCGGCAACTGTTCGTCGGGGAGGCCACCGTGAAGACCCACGTCTCCAATCTGCTGGCCAAGCTGGGGCTGAGGGACCGGGTGCAGGCCGTCGTCTGGGCCCACCGAACCGGCCTGGTCGACTGA